One Thunnus thynnus chromosome 21, fThuThy2.1, whole genome shotgun sequence DNA segment encodes these proteins:
- the LOC137172904 gene encoding C-C chemokine receptor type 1-like has product MESTTPDYNYNYTDYDDNVTVEEPCSSDGENLLGGQLSTIYYFMFLFSLFGNGLVLVIIHRFEKLTTVTNILLLNLVVSSLMFMSSLPFVGVYKQLSYWIFGEVMCKIVGSVYYLGLYSSVLFLTLLTFDRHLSVVYSLHASQVRNQRYALLSCAVVWLVSGLACIPQMILHRTFTHNMTNKTFCQEHPSNLTFVDADKLRDSTFYLQLFLFLLFPLIVIVYCYVRIAITVISSKIVTKFKTVRLIFVIVLLFFICWTPFNVVQLIPENGSCDEKKKRGYALQVTRDIAYIYFCISPIFYTFVGKKFQSYFRQLLVKRFPGLKKHISVSQVSRTNMSTKSTQKSIELS; this is encoded by the exons ATGGAATCAACAACTCCTGATTATAACTATAACTATACTGATTACGATGACAATGTGACAGTGGAAGAACCATGTAGTAGTGATGGTGAAAACTTACTGGGAGGTCAATTGTCCACCATTTACTACTTCATGTTTCTCTTCAGTCTCTTTGGCAACGGGCTGGTCCTGGTCATCATCCATCG GTTTGAGAAGCTGACCACTGTGACCAACATCTTGCTGCTGAACCTAGTGGTGTCCTCCCTGATGTTCATGAGCAGTCTTCCCTTCGTGGGAGTCTACAAGCAGCTCTCCTACTGGATCTTTGGCGAAGTAATGTGCAAGATTGTAGGCAGTGTCTACTACCTGGGCCTCTAcagttctgttctgtttctaaCTCTCCTGACCTTCGACCGACACCTTTCAGTCGTTTACTCCTTGCATGCGTCGCAAGTGAGGAATCAACGCTATGCGCTGCTCTCCTGTGCTGTGGTGTGGCTGGTCAGTGGTCTGGCGTGCATCCCACAGATGATTCTCCACAGAACTTTTACTCATAATATGACCAACAAAACATTCTGTCAGGAACATCCTAGTAACTTGACATTTGTTGATGCAGACAAGCTGAGAGATTCTACATTTTACCTtcaacttttccttttcttgctttttcctCTGATTGTTATTGTGTACTGCTACGTTAGGATTGCTATCACTGTCATATCATCCAAGATAGTTACCAAGTTCAAGACAGTCAGGCTGATATTTGTCATTgtcctgttgttttttatatgctGGACCCCATTCAATGTTGTACAACTAATACCTGAAAACGGGTCCTGtgatgaaaagaagaagaggggtTATGCACTTCAAGTCACGCGTGACATTGCGTACATTTACTTCTGCATCAGTCCCATCTTCTATACATTTGTTGGTAAAAAGTTCCAGAGCTACTTTAGACAGCTGCTGGTGAAACGCTTCCCAGGGTTAAAGAAGCATATTTCTGTCAGTCAGGTCAGCAGAACCAATATGTCCACAAAAAGTACACAGAAAAGCAtagagttgagttga